One part of the Pecten maximus chromosome 1, xPecMax1.1, whole genome shotgun sequence genome encodes these proteins:
- the LOC117329014 gene encoding trypsin-like: MIVFTGYTLLACLLTVSGRTLHLPHIFSGNHFHPVSHGHSGHSTHLTSGLWQYFLNHFGHSSHYSGSQSNHNTHHSVTTPHVNNTFGPVKPEIQPTLSTKVPGLSKPDSGTPEVGTDQSATVASVDERERFDNWKNKWLLNHLSTCGDQPIEPIFPTHRIIGGGQAVEGSWPWMVSFFSKTIRQHVCAGSIIDNQWIVSAAHCFKEFQLFFRGIPDIKEDLEVRVGLHNNTADTRDHYMQIYHADHILLHPSFKLETLDNDIALVRLDRPIVFNEHVKQVCLIGRDAKGEDSCIITGWGRQKQPVAEPGGLPKLDPSAWPNILKQAVIPVIDQTDCSDLYKDKLTSHMICAGYLDGSVDTCNGDSGGPLLCGGTQDGRWTLTGITSWGGANYKGCARKEQPGVYTKVSGYYRWILASMYSHRRI, translated from the exons ATGATTGTTTTCACTGGATATACTCTTCTTGCTTGTCTCCTAACTGTGTCGGGACGAACTCTTCATTTACCGCACATATTCTCAG GAAATCATTTTCACCCAGTTTCACACGGACACTCCGGCCACAGTACACATTTGACCAGTGGGTTATGGCAGTATTTCCTCAATCATTTTGGCCATAGTTCACATTACTCTGGTAGCCAGTCTAACCACAATACACACCACAGCGTTACAACACCACACGTTAACAACACATTTGGGCCAGTGAAACCGGAAATACAACCAACTCTCAGCACGAAAGTACCGGGATTATCAAAACCAGACAGTGGAACACCAGAGGTTGGAACTGACCAATCAGCGACCGTAGCTAGTGTTGATGAACGGGAACGCTTTGACAATTGGAAAAATAAATGGCTGCTGAATCATCTGTCTACCTGTGGCGACCAACCCATAGAGCCTATATTTCCCACCCATAGAATCATCGGGGGAGGACAAGCCGTGGAGGGAAGCTGGCCATGGATG GTATCCTTCTTTTCCAAAACAATACGACAACATGTGTGCGCAGGAAGCATCATCGACAACCAATGGATCGTGTCTGCAGCACATTGTTTTAAGGAATTTCA GTTGTTTTTTCGTGGAATACCTGACATCAAGGAAGATCTGGAGGTTCGTGTGGGACTACATAACAACACAGCAGATACTAGGGACCATTACATGCAGATCTATCACGCCGACCACATCCTTCTACATCCTTCATTTAAACTAGAAACACTGGATAACGACATAGCTTTGGTACGACTCGACCGGCCCATTGTATTTAATGAACATGTAAAACAGGTGTGTCTGATCGGACGGGACGCCAAAGGAGAGGACAGCTGTATCATCACAGGATGGGGAAGACAGAAAC AGCCGGTTGCTGAACCAGGAGGTTTACCTAAGCTTGACCCATCAGCTTGGCCAAACATCCTTAAACAGGCCGTTATACCTGTTATTGACCAGACAGACTGTAGTGATCTGTACAAGGACAAACTGACAAGTCACATGATCTGTGCCGGCTATCTAGACGGAAGTGTGGATACCTGCAAC GGGGACAGCGGAGGGCCTCTACTCTGCGGAGGTACACAGGATGGTCGGTGGACACTTACAG